The Vibrio sp. 16 genome segment TTTTAGGTCCAGTACGTGTAGTAGACGCTCTGGGATACCAGCCCAAATGTTTGGACGGCCTTTTGGATTTTCTTCGTTCCACCAACCAGTGAATCGAGTTGTATTGTATTGGTACATGTAAGCACCAGACATTACAGGGATTGTCACTTGGTCAGAAGCAATGATTTGCTGGATGCCGTGAGCGATATCTAGCTGCTCTTGCTTGTCAGCTGTCTTGTAGAAGCTGTTTAGAAGACCATCTAGCTTATCGTTCTTGTAGAAGTGCATCGCGAAACGAGGCATACCATCACCAGACTGAAGTGCTGAGTTGTATGCACTGTTCCAGTAAGTGTGTGGATCTGCACCGTGGAAGTAGTTTGTGTAAGCTACGTCGTACGTACCTTCAAGCATTGCTTGGTTGTACACAGAGAAGTCTGGAGTACGAGCTTTTGCTTTGATGCCTACTTCTGCAAGTTGCTCAACTGCAAGTTGAACCGTGTTGTTGAAGTCTGTCCAGCCGTTTGGCGATTGGATTAGAAGCTCGAATGACTTACCTGATGGAGTGTCAACGAAGCCGTCTTTGTTGACGTCTTTGAAGCCAGCTTTCTTAAGTAGCTCTTTAGCACCCTCAGCGTTGTATGTGTTGAAGCCTTTGTACTTGTTGTGAGTTTTTTCATCAGACCAAGTTTCGAATGCGTAACCTAGACCTGAAGCGAAGTCATTCACTGTACCGCCACCGTAGAACGCGATGTCGATGATAGTTTGACGGTCAAGAGCCATAGAGAACGCGCGACGGAAGTCTACGTTAGTTAGCGCTTCGTTCTTCGCTGCATCTGGGTTCTTAAAGTTAACAACGAACGCTTGAGTACCTGCTGGCGGGTACCAGTACTGGTGGTTAGGGCTAGCTGCTGCGTAAGTACGGTCGATGTCAGGAATGAATGATGAAGTCCAGTCCATTTCACCGTTAACAACTTTACCTAGGAATTGGTCGTTGTTCGCGATTTGTGGAACGCGTAGACAGTCAACATCTAGGTTGTCTGCATCCCAGTAGTTCGGGTTTGCACACTGGATGTAAAGTTGTGCTGTAAATGTGTCGATCTCTGTGAAAGGACCAGAACCTACAGGGTTTTCGTTAGTGAATGATGCAGGATCTTTGATGTCTTTCCATACGTGCTCAGGTACTACAGGTACTTTTGCAATTTCGTAAGGAACATTAGAGTTCGCTTCAGTCAGACGGAATTTAACTTGGTAGTCGTTTACTTTTTCTACGCCAGTTACCCAAGAGTTGATACCACTTTGGTCAAGTTCCGGTTTTTCCTTAACAAGGTTGAAAGAGAATACTACGTCATTTGCATCAAACGTTTGACCATCAGACCATTTCACGCCTTTACGAATATCGAAAGTTACGCTCATTAGGTCATCAGACATCTTGAAGTTTTCAGCAAGACGGAATACAGGCGTGTTACCGTGCATTTCGTTGAAAACAACAAGCGGCTCGTAGATGAAGTCCGTTGTAGTGTGTAGGTTCGTTGCACCCAAGAATGGGTTAAAGTTACGAACGAAGGTTGTAAACTCTTTAGGGTGTACAGTCAGTTCGCTGCGCTCAGCTGCAGTCGCTACTGAAGCGAATCCAGTTGTTGCTGTTGCAATAATTGCTGTTGCTAGTGCTGTTTTTTTAATGTTGGCAAGCATAGCTGTTCCTTACTATTTGCTTTCATTTCACTTATGGAATGGAATGTCATCAATTGATAAACACTCTCTAAGGCCTACCTCTACTTTGGATTGCAATCCGGAGGAGACGCACAATCTTTAGAGTGGCCTGTAGGCCTTAGGCACAGTAAGAAAACACTTTAACGTCAATTTTCGCAATTGGATTTCCCGTTAAAAACGTAAAAAGTGCCATGTTTCTCGTCAATAACGTTAATAGCGCTCAAACTAGAAGCATCTTGTGCAAATTTTGTTGCGTGATCTGACTCGCAGTGACTTTCCGTATAGCATTTGTATGTTAGTGCTTACTTAGGTTTTGGTCTTTGTAATTTATGGCTGTTCTACGAAGTGTGGCGATGTGAGATCTTAATCACTTATGGTTTGTAGTGTTAATTAATTGGATTAAATAAAATCTGCCGTATTGTTGTGACTGGCTTCTCAATATAGATTGTTTTTACGTCAATTGGGCTTTGAACGCGATAATTTTTATAGGAAACATAAAATAATCAGCATCAAAATCGCAGAGAACCTGGCTTGTTTTACGGGGCGTAAAAAGAGAGTCTGTGTGTAGAGGTAACGGCTACTAGCAACAAAAAAGCCTGCTAAGTGCAGGCTTTAATCTTATGTGTA includes the following:
- a CDS encoding ABC transporter substrate-binding protein → MLANIKKTALATAIIATATTGFASVATAAERSELTVHPKEFTTFVRNFNPFLGATNLHTTTDFIYEPLVVFNEMHGNTPVFRLAENFKMSDDLMSVTFDIRKGVKWSDGQTFDANDVVFSFNLVKEKPELDQSGINSWVTGVEKVNDYQVKFRLTEANSNVPYEIAKVPVVPEHVWKDIKDPASFTNENPVGSGPFTEIDTFTAQLYIQCANPNYWDADNLDVDCLRVPQIANNDQFLGKVVNGEMDWTSSFIPDIDRTYAAASPNHQYWYPPAGTQAFVVNFKNPDAAKNEALTNVDFRRAFSMALDRQTIIDIAFYGGGTVNDFASGLGYAFETWSDEKTHNKYKGFNTYNAEGAKELLKKAGFKDVNKDGFVDTPSGKSFELLIQSPNGWTDFNNTVQLAVEQLAEVGIKAKARTPDFSVYNQAMLEGTYDVAYTNYFHGADPHTYWNSAYNSALQSGDGMPRFAMHFYKNDKLDGLLNSFYKTADKQEQLDIAHGIQQIIASDQVTIPVMSGAYMYQYNTTRFTGWWNEENPKGRPNIWAGIPERLLHVLDLKPVK